ACGTCTATGAACTAATTCGATTGCATCTAAGTAATCAATTGCACCAGCTGCTACTAGTGCTGAAAATTCACCTAAAGAGTGTCCTAAAACAAACTCAGGTTGTATTTCGTATTTTTCTTTGAATATTGCATTTGCAATTGAAGAAACTAATAAAATTGCAGGTTGTGTAAATTCAGTTTTACCTAAGTTGTCATTTTCTGTAAATAATAATTCTTCAAAATTAACTCCTAAACGCTCACTAGCTTTAGAAATCATTTCTTTTGCAATGTCACTATTTTCAAAAAAATCTTTTCCCATTCCAACAGTTTGAGAACCTTGTCCAGGAAAAATAAAAGCAACTTTTTTCATTGTAATACCTTCTTATAATTAAATTTTATATTTTTATTATGTAGTTTATTTTAAAACTATTCGTTAAAGTTAAAAGCGAACCCTAAAAAATAGTTTTGCCCAAGTGTATAAGATACACTTGGGCAAGATTGTAATATAATTTTTTGTTTATCTAAACATTTTGCTAACCTAGCAACTATTAATTACAACCACATCCACCAGACTGAGGTGCAGCTTCAGAAGAACCACCACCACAACATCCGCCACCACTCATAGCAGCCATTCCACCTACAACACCAGTTTGAACTTCTTCTTCACTTGCGTCTCTTAATGAAAGAATTGTAACTGAGAACATTAAAGATCTTCCAGCCATTGGGTGATTGTAATCAATTGTAACTTCTTGATCATTGAATGATTTTACTAGAACTTGAACAGTTTCACCTTGCTCACCAGTTCCGTATAAAGACATACCTTCAGCTAATTCAATACCAGCAAATTGCTCAGTTGGTAAAGTTTGAATTGCTTCATCGTTGTATTCTCCATAACCATCTTTTGGCTCAACTAAAACGTCTGCAGATTCATTTGCAGCCATAGTTTCAACTTTTGCTTCTAAACCTGGAATGATTTGACCTTTTCCAGTAATAAATTCTAAAGGCGCAGCACCAAGGTTAGAGTCTAATTGCTCACCTGTTTTTGCGTCTTTTAAATTATATTCAATACCGATAACTTTATTTGACATAAATTTTCCTTTATAATTTTTTTATAATTTTGATAAATTTTTCTTTGCTACTTTAGACTCAGATGAACTTGGATAAAGATCTATTAAAGTACTATAAAAGCTTTTTGCATTTTCTTTATCGTTTGTTTTCTCAAATGAGATAGCACTGTGCAATAATAATGTAGGCATATAAGCTGCTTGATCATAAAGAATCGCAGATTTTTTAAAATGACTTATTGCAAGATCATATTTCTTTCTTACATACCACATTTCAGCAAGGTAATAATTACCTTCTGCTGGTTTATAATTTAACTCTACAAGCTGTTCAAATTTTGGAATAGCTTTTGTAAAGTTTCTATTTTTGTAATCTTCTTTTGCACTAGCAGATAAATTTCTTCTATCTGTTGCAGTTAATTTTTTATTTTTTTTTTCAACCTTAGCTACAGTTACTGGAGTTGAAGATACTTTAGAAGAACTTGTAGATTTAACACCTACAGCTTTTTTTAAAGCTTCAAATTCAGCTCTTGTAACAAACTGATTCATATTAGTTTTTAATTCATTTTCAGAAACATACTGAGAATTAATTTTGTTAACTAATTTAGAAAGTTTAGAAACTGCTCGTTTTAAAGTAGAAATACTTTTTTTAACTTCTTTATCAGTCTCTTCTTTCATATTTAGAAGTTGTTCTGAAACATTTTTAATTTCTTCAGTATCTGCACTATTTTTAGAAGCTACATCAGAAGACATATCAACTTTTTGCATCAATTGATTCATTTTTAAAACTGTTGAATTTAACTTTGAAGAATCACCTTCATAAATAGATTCTAAACCTTCTATTCTTTTATTTAAAGAATCAATTAACAATTTTACATCACTTACTTTTGAAGTTAGAGAATTTAAATTTTTTTGATTCTTTAAAATGTGTTTTTCAGAAGAGTTTAATCCATAAGGATTTTTAGCATTTAAATCACCTGCACCAAAAACTGAAACCTCTTGGGCTACAGCTAAAGTGCTTGTGATTAAAAAAGATAAAATATATTTATTCATAAGAACTATTTACTAAGAGCGTGTTCAACTCTTCTGTTTTTTTGCCAACAAGCAGTAGTCTTAGAAGTACAAGTTGGATTACTTTCACCTAATGTAACTAAAGAAACATTTGCAGCAACACCATTGTTTACTAATACGTCTTTAACAACTTTTGCTCTTTTTAAACCTAAAGCATAGTTATACTCATCAGTTCCCCACTCATCAGTATTACCTGTAACTTTAATAGTTGAAGTAGGATTAACTGCTGATAATTTATTTGCATTTGACATTACTACATCTTTCATTGAAGATGTTAAGTCATATTTATTAAATCCAAAGTATACATTTTCAATTAATACTTTTTTACCATTAATAATGTAATAAACACCATTATCAGCTTCACCAGCCATTGAGAAAGAACCGTCAGTAATTTCATTGATAGTTGTATCTGGAATTGTGTTTAACGCTGATTCTGAATTATCAACAACTTGCTTTGGCGTATTGTCAACAGTCATGTCAACATTTTTTTCACTACAACCTGTTGTAAATAAAACAGATGCTACTAGAAAAGAGTAAATACTAATTTTTTTCATAAATTTATCCTTAAATTAAAAATTACCTTGATTTTACAAAATCAAAACTTAATTACCAATCAATTGATTGAATTCTACCATTTTTAGATGGAAATAAATAAGACTTATTGAAATTTAATCTAATAATTCCTATTGAACTTACACCATTATAGTTTTTTATAAATAAAAGTGATTCACCATCTGGTGAAAACTTTGGAAATTGGTTTGTTCCACTTGAAGTTAATCTTTTTAAATCATCAGATTTTGTTGACATTAAATATAAATTAAAAGCTCTTGTTCCTAATTCATTATTTTTATCTTTACTTGCATAAACAATATTATCTTTAAATGCAGTTGCTGAAGAGTTGTTTTTACTATGGTAAACTAATTTTTCAACACCACGAGAATTAATACTTTTTGCAAAGATATTTGGACTTCCAAGTCTATCTGAAACAAATACAATTCTACTATCATCTTCTATATATTGTCCACCAACATCAATACCACTGTAAGTTGTAACTCTAGTTTTAGATCCAGTATTTACATTATAAGAATAAATATCAGGTTGTCCTGATGGAGATGCTGTTATTAATACTTTTGATGCATCATTACTAACATCTGAAGCTGCAATCATACCATCTGAATTCATGATAACTTTCTTTTCTCTTGTAAAAATATTTAGTTTTACAAGTGTAGGTTTTGCATAATTATAAGATGTATAATAAATACTTTTTTGATCAGAACTTGCCCATTTTGGGAAAATATTTAATCCACCTTGAACAATAGTTTTTCTATAAGTTAAAGTATAATCACCAATCATAATATTAGCTTTTCCAGCACCTTGATATACAGAGTAAATTACAAATTTATCCATCCATTTAATACTTGGAGCCTTGAAGTGATCATTAATAGATATTGCTGTTCTATGTGCTAAAAATGGATACCTATTCTCTCTTGAAGTTGTAAAACTTTTTTCTAAAATCATAGCTTGTGCATTTATATCATACAGTTTTGTAAGAAGTGAATATCCACCTGAAACATTTTTAACAGCTGATAAGTTTAAATATAAATCAACACCTTGAGTTGATAATGTATTTATATCAGGTAGTTCTTCATATTTAATAATATTTTGAATATTTAAAACTTCAAAATGTCCACTTATTTCTAAATCTTTAGAAAGTAAATCTTTTATTTTTGAAAGTGTAGATATTTCTACAGTGTCACTTGCAACTGATATTAAAATTTTTGGTAGTGTGTTTGCATTTTTTACAATTTCAAGTTTTGCATCTACTGCTGCAAAAGCTGTGCTTATTATTAGTAGTGTTATTAGTAATATTTTTTTCATATTTATCCTTTTGATTTAAAGTCAACATTTATTTGAACTTTTTTACCTCTTTTAGGTTTTGGGTACATTATACTTTTTTGTTCTTCTAAAAAAGCTTTTAAAGAAATATCAAAATCACTATTTCCTGAATATTTTGAAAATCTATAATCAAAGCTTCCATTTGGACTTATAATTACAAGAACAGTAGCTGTTAAATTATCTTGTCTAATTAGTGGAACCCAAGCATCAAGTAAAGCAGAAACTTGTGAAAAGTATTCATTGCTTTCTTTACTTTTACTTTTGCTTGAACTTCTAACATTTGTTGTAGTTTTTTTATCATTCAACAATTTATCAAGTTTTACATTTGATGATTTTTTTTGTTTTTCAAATTTTGATTTAAATCTTTTTGGGTCAATAGATTTTACAACTTTATTTACTTCTTTTTTTGCAACTGTTTTGCTTTTTGTTTTTACATTTGCAAATAATGATTTTAAATCAGGTTTTTTCTCAGCAGCTTTAGATGCAGCTTTTTCAACTACAACTTCTTCTTTTTTTTCTATTTTTTTATCTTCTTTTTTTTCTATTCTTTTTTTATCACTTTTTTCAACTATTACATCAAGTTCTAAAACTGTTGCTGTTGTTTTTGTAGTATATTTTTTTACTGGTGGTTTTGTAACATAGTAAACTACTAAAGCACAAATAAAAATGTAAAAAGAAAAAGATATTATTCCTGAAATTAAAAAAGAGGATTTATTTTGCATAAATTAACCATCTGTTACTAAAGCAACTTTAAAAAATCCAGACTCTTTTACTGATTTTAAAACAAATATAATATCATCATATTTTAATGTTTTATCAGCTCGTATATGCACTGGTGTATTTTTATCTTTACCATTAACAAATAATAAAAAACTATCTGGGAAATTGTTAATTTCATATTTCTTTTTATTAATAAAAACAATTCTATCTTTATTAATTAAAATATCAATTTTTTTGAAATCTGAAACTTGTTTTGATTTGCTTCCACTTGGAAGATTTATAGGTTCTTCAAACTCTATTACTGGTGCAGTTACCATTAATATTGCTAAAAGTACTAACATAATATCAACTAAAGGAGTAATATTTAAATCTGGTTTTTGATTAAAATCATACATTTTAATTACCCTTTAGCAATTAATATTTGAGATTGAGCCTTGATATAAGTATTTAACTCATAAACTTTTCTAACTAAAATTTGGTGAAAAGTATATGCAAAAATTGCTACAAAAATACCTGCAGCTGTTGCAACTAATGCTTCACTAATTGCTGGTGCAATCACTGAAAAAGCAACTTTAGAATGAGTTGAAAATTTTGCAAAAGATTCTAGTATTCCTACAACTGTTCCAAATAAACCAATAAATGGTGATGTAGATGAGATAATAGCTAACCAAGAAATTCCTGAACTGGCTTCTTTAATAATATTAATTTCGCAAGCATAAAGTAATTCTTTTGAGTTTGTACTATTTGCACATTTATTAAGTGCAGATAATGGTGAAAATGTAGCTTCTCTTGAAGTTAAAGATTCTAATGATTTTTCTTCATTTCTAATTAAAGCAACTATAGAAAAATATCTATATAAGAAAATCCATATCGTAATGATTAAGTAGATTGACAATAGCGCTAAAACTATATAAGTTATAGCACTACTATTCGTCAAATAATTTAGTATTGTATCAGTCATAAGCTATTATGCGAATGAGTTAATTCTTGCTTCAACTGAGGCAACAGAGACTTTAGAATCTTTAACAGAGTTAACTAAATCTTTTGCAGCTTCAATATTTTTAGCAATTTCAGAATCTTGTCCAGCTGTAAGTGCAATTGCACCATCAGCTAAAACGTCAACTGACTTTTCATCAACTTTAACATGTCCCCAATTTATGGCAACAGCTTCAGTAGAATCAGCTTTTTCAATAATAATTACGCCAACTGTTAGAGAAGAAACTAACGATGAGTGTCCAGGTAAAACTCCGAACTCTCCCTCTTTTCCAGGAAGAGTTACGGTTTTTACATCATCGTTAAAGATTTCTCCATTAGGTGTAACTATTGATAATTTAATTGTATCCATGTTATGCCTTAATGGTTAATTATTTTAAGCTTTCAGCTTTAGCTAAAACTTCGTCGATTCCACCAACCATATAGAATGCCATTTCTGGGATATCATCGTATTTACCTTCTAAGATTCCTTGGAATCCAGCAATAGTATCTTTTAATTCAACATATTTACCTGGTGAACCTGTGAATACTTCTGCAACGAAGAATGGTTGAGATAAATATCTCTCAATTTTTCTAGCTCTAGAAACAACAAGTTTGTCAGCTTCAGATAATTCATCCATACCAAGAATTGCAATAATATCTTGTAAATCTTTGTATTTTTGAAGAACTGATTGAACACCTCTTGCAGTATCGTAATGCTCTTGTCCTAAAACTTCTGCACTTAAAATTCTTGATGTAGAATCTAATGGATCAACTGCTGGGTAAATACCTTTTTCAGCAATTTTTCTGTTAAGTACTGTAGTTGCATCTAAGTGAGCAAAAACAGAAGCAGGAGCTGGATCTGTTAAGTCATCCGCAGGAACATATACAGCTTGTACAGATGTAATTGAACCTTTATTAGTAGATGTAATTCTTTCTTGTAATTTACCCATTTCTGAAGCAAGTGTTGGTTGGTAACCAACAGCTGAAGGAATTCTACCTAATAATGCTGACATCTCAGAACCTGATTGTGCAAATCTAAAGATATTATCAACGAACATTAATACGTCAAGACCTTGTTCATCTCTGAAGTATTCTGCCATTGTAAGACCAGTTAATGCAATTCTATTTCTTGCTCCTGGAGGCTCACTCATTTGACCATAACATAATGCAACTTTGTCCAGTACGTTAGAATCTTTCATTTCGAAGTAAAGGTCATTACCTTCTCTTGTTCTTTCACCAACACCTGCGAATACTGAGTATCCTGAATGTTTGAAAGCAACGTTATGGATTAATTCCATGATAATAACTGTTTTACCAACACCGGCACCACCGAACAGTCCAACTTTTCCACCTTTTGAATAAGGAGCTAATAAATCAACAACCTTGATTCCAGTTTCAAACATTTCTGTTTTAGTTGATTGCTCTTCAAATGCAGGAGCGTCTCTGTGAATAGACCATCTTGGAGTATCTTCAGCAACAGCAGCACCCTCATCAACAGGGTCTCCAATTACGTTAAAGATTCTTCCTAATACAGCTTCACCAACAGGAACCTTAATAGGACCTCCTGTTGCGTTACATTCTTGACCTCTAGTTAAACCTTCAGTCATATCCATTGCAATAGTTCTTACTCTACTATCACCAATGTGTGCAGCAACTTCTAATACTAATCTGTCAGCATTAGCGTCTGCTAATACTACGTCAATAGCTTCATTTATTTCTGGTAGGTATCCGTCGAATTCTACATCAACAACAGGACCCATTACCTGAATAACTTTACCTTTCATACGCGATGCTCCTTTAAATTATTTTAATGATTCTACACCAGAGATAATTTCGATTAACTCTGTTGTAATTGCAGCTTGTCTAGCTTTGTTATATTCTACTGTTAAAGAATCAACTTTCTCTTTTGCATTTTTAGTTGCAGCTTCCATTGCTTGCATTCTTGCAGAATGTTCAGCAGCTAAAGAGTCAATAAGAGCGTAATACATATTGAAATCAATATATTTACCTGTTAATTCATTTAATACTTCTTCATCATCATCTGGTTCAATATTTAACATAGAACTTGCTTCACTTAAATCCGCATTTTCTAAGCTAATTGGTAACAATTCTCTAACTCTAATTTCTTGAGTTAGCATGTTTAAGAATCCATTATAAACAACTACTACTTTATCAGTAGTACCATTATTAAAGTCTTCTACAACATCATTAATAAAATCTGCTGCTCTATCGTACTCAGGAGCTGAAGATAAATCTGAAACTGATTGATGTAAATCTACACCTTGGAAGTTAAAGTAATCAACACCTTTTCTTCCAGCAGCTCTTAATCTAACTGTTGTTCCTTTTGCACTATATTCATCCATCATTTTACTAACAGTCTTAATTGTTGCCATATTAAAACCACCACAAAGTCCTTTGTCAGCAGTTACAAAAACAATATCCACTGTTTTTGGATTATCGTTGGCGATAAATGCTTTACCGATGTTTCCGTCGTCTTGAACTTTGCTAACTCTAGTAGCGATATCAGAAAGAACATCATTTATCTTACCTGCATAACTTTTCGCTTGATCAGACAGTTGTCTAGTTCGAGTAAGTTTTGCAGAAGATACAAGCTTCATAGCTTTAGTTGTCTTCTGAGTGTTTTTCACACTACCAATTTGTAATTTAATCTCTTTTAAGTTAGCCATTAACTAATCCTTAGTTTGCACTAAATACAGTTTTAAATTCTTCTAATGCAGCTTTTAATTCTGCTTCAGTTTCATCGTCTAATTTTTTCTTAGATTTAATTGCATCTAAAATATTAGTATATTTTTGTTCAAAGAATGCATGTAATTCAGCTTCGAATCTAACAACGTCACCAACAGCAACATCATTTAAATAACCTTTTACACCAGCATAAAGAATAACAATTTGTTTTTGAATTACTAAAGGAGCACTAACACCTTGCTTTAATACTTCAACCATTCTTTGACCAAGCTCAAGCTCTTTTCTTGTAGCTTCATCAAGATCTGATGCAAACTGTGCGAATGCTTCAAGCTCTCTAAATTGTGCTAAAGATAATTTTAAAGTACCAGCAACTTGCTTAGTAGCTTTAATTTGTGCAGCTCCACCAACTCTAGATACTGATAAACCAACATTAATTGCAGGTCTAATTCCTGAGTTAAACAGGTTAGTTTCTAAGAAGATTTGTCCATCAGTAATTGAAATTACGTTTGTTGGAATATATGCAGCAACATCCCCTGCTTGTGTTTCAATGATTGGTAATGCAGTCATAGACCCAGCACCATTTTCATCTGACATTTTAGCAGCTCTCTCAAGTAATCTTGAGTGTAGGTAGAATACATCCCCTGGGAATGCTTCTCGACCTGGAGGTCTTCTTAATAATAATGACATTTCTCTATATGCAACGGCATGTTTAGTTAAATCATCATATACGATTAACGCATGTTGACCATTATCTCTAAAGTACTCACCAATTGTAACACCTGTATATGGTGCTAAGAATTGTAATGCAGAAGAATCAGCAGCGCCAGCATTTACAATAGTAGTATATTCCATTGCTCCAGCTTCTTCTAATGTTCTAACAACTGTTGCAACAGTTGATGCTTTTTGTCCGATTGCTACATAAATACATTGAACATTCTCACCTTTTTGGTTAAGAATAGTATCAATAGCAACTGTAGTTTTACCAGTTTGTCTATCACCAATAATAAGTTCTCTTTGCCCTCTTCCGATTGGAACAAGTGCATCAATTGCTTTAATACCAGTTTGTAATGGTTCATGAACTGATTTTCTAGCCATGATTCCTGGTGCTTTTTCTTCAACTAATTTAGTATCAGTTGCTTCAATAGCACCTTTACCATCAATTGGTTCACCAAGAGCATTAACAACTCTACCAGCCATTGCAGGACCTACAGGAGTAGATAATAAAGAACCAAGTCTTTTACAAGAACTTCCTTCTCTTAAACCATTACCTTTTCCAAGAACAACAACACCAACAGAAGATTCTTCTAAGTTTAATGTAAGACCTTTGTCTCCATTTTCAAACTCAACAATCTCTCCAGCCATAACATTTTTTAGACCGTAAACTTGAGCAACACCATCTGCATAAGAGATGATTTTACCAGTTTCATTTACATCTACGTTTAATTCAAAGTTATCAATTCTTTCTTTTATGATCGAACTGATTTCATCAGCTTGAATTTTTGTACCCATTCAATTTCTCCTTTGTTAAGTTCTAAACTGCTTGTAGAATATGATCAATCATTTGCGTTTTTAATCTTTCTTTAGAGAAAGAAATTTCAACACCTAATCCATCAATATCTACTTTGATACCATCATAATCACAAACATTTTGTGATAACGATAATTTAACATCAAATTTTTTACTAAATTGTTTTTCAATTGAAGAAACGTAATCTTTCGATAATTCTTCGTTTGTGTAAACAACTCCAACATAAGTATTATTCATTTTTGCAATTTGAACATTAAGTTCTGATGCGATAAATGGTAATATTTCTAGTCTTCTTTTTTCACCAAGTAAGTTGATGAAGTTTGTTAAAGTTTGATCAGCTTTTTTCACTAATGAAATTACTAATTCAACTTTTTTACTATCATTAACTTCAGGTGAAGAAATAATTGAGTTAAATTTTTCATTAGAAAATGCTGAAGAAATACTATTAAGATTATTACTAATTACAGCAATACTCTTAGCATCTCTTCCGTCAACTAATGCTTTAACATATTTTTTTGCTACTAAATCATTCATATTAAGCTACCTTCTTTAAAACAATATTTACTAACTCATCTTGAGATAATTTAATATTGTCAGATTTTAATAACTCTTCAAGAACTTCTGCAACAACTTCTCTTTTCGCTTTTGATGTTTCAACTTTAATCATTTCTTCAAGATTTCTCTCTAAGTTAGTGATATCAGAATTAACAGCTGCAGATACTTTTTCTTTTACAGAATCAATATCAGCTTTAGCGTTTTCTACAATTTCAGCTGCAAGTTTATTTGCATCTTCTAATTGTTTTTTAGCCGCATTTACTTTATCTTCAGAAGCTTTTAAAGTATCTTGTACTTTGTCAAGTTCTGCTTGAATAGATAAAGATCTATCGGCGAAAAATGCTTTAACTTTATCGGCAAGTAAATACCATAAAATTCCAGCAAATATAATAAAGTTAACGGTTCTTTGAACAATATCTGTTTCTACCGCACCTTCGCTACTTGCAAATAATGCAAGAGGAGCTAAAGCTAATCCAAGTAATACAATTCTTTTCATATATCCATTTCCCTTTTAAATTGAGCTAAGCTTAGCTTTTAGGCTCTCATTAAATTGAGGCATTGTAGATACTAAAGAATCTCTTAGAGCTTTAGTTTCATCTTGTAAGTTTTTAGCAAATTCTTCAGATTTTGCTTCTAAATTAGATTTAGCACTCGCAAGTTTTGCATCAGCACTCTCTTTGGCTTCCTTATAGGCTTGTTCCCTAATAGCAGTTGCTTCTTTTTTTGCTTGGGCAATCGCATTGTTTGCTTCTGCAATCATTCCATCAACGTTCGCACCGTTTGATTTTGCATCTTCTAAATCTTTAGAAATAGAAGCTGATCTATCATCCATGTGCTTAAGTAATGGCTTGAATAAACAGCTGTTTAGTCTAGCAAGAACTAATAGAAAGATAACACCAGAGCTAAGCAATAATACAGGACTTATGTCTAACATTCATTCCTCCATATTTTTTACAGTTTAGTTTAACTAAAACTCATATATTTTAGCAAAGTTAACTATAAAATTATATTAAAAGAAAAAATTAGATTGATAATTTTTAGATTTTGTTACTATTGTAACTTAAAGTAAGAAGAAATTTTTTCTATATCTTCTTGTGAGTTGATTTCAATTTTAAAATAATTCTTCTCAGCCTTGACTTTTAGGTCACTTGACTGTAGTTGTGTTAGTAAGTTTGATAAAGGTTTGAAATCAAAATCTGAAGACTTTTTACTTGTTTTAACTTTAGGATTAATCTTTTCTTTTAAGTCTTTTACAAGCTTTTCAGTTTCTCTAACTGACAGTTTTTGTCCAATTATTGAATCACATACCATTTTTTGTTCATTGTCACTCAAACCTAACATAATTTTAGCATGACCTGCTGAAATTTTATTACTTGCAAGTGATTGTTGAACATAAGAGCTTAATTGTAATAATCTTAGAGTATTTGTAATTGATGTTCTACTTTTAAACACTTTTTTTGATAATTCTTCGTGTGTAAGATTATGTTCGTTAATTAATTGTGCATATGAATATGCTAATTCAATTATATTTAAGTCATCTCTTTGAATATTTTCAATTAAAGCTAATTCTCTTAATTTTAAAGTATCAATATCTAAAACAATAGATTTTACTGTTTGTAAGTTAGCTAATTTATGTGCTCTTAATCTTCTTTCACCAGAAATTAGAGTAAAAGTATCATCTTCATTTTGTATTACACTTATAGGTTGTAATAATCCATGCTCAACAATTGAAGAGCTTAATTCTTGTAGTTTTTCTTCATCAAAGATTTTTCTAGGTTGATTTGGATTAGCTTGTATTAAAGAAAGGTCTAAATCTACAACTTTTGAATTATAATCATCTGTATTATTGCTTTCGTAAGCTGATTCAACTTCACCTAATAATTCTCCTAATCCTCTACCTAATGCCATAAGTTTTCCTAGTTATAATATATATTTTGTGTAAATTATGCAGTAATTGCACGTGCAAGATTTGTATATGCTTTAGTACCACTAGCACTTGCGTCATATAACATAATTGGTTTTCCAAAACTTGGACTTTCTGCAAGTTTAATATTTCTTGGAATTACTACATAAGAACTTTCATCAATTTTGAATAATTTATTTTCAAAATGTTGTGCTAAATCTGCAAATACTTGCTTTGACAAGTTATTTTGAGATGAGTACATTGTAGGAAGAAAACCTCTAATTAAAAGGCCTTTATTAATTGTTTGTTTTACTAATTTAATAGTACTTAATAATTGTGCTAAACCTTCAAGTGCAAAGAATTCACATTGAATTGGTATTAGTACTGAATTTGAAGCACTTAATGTATTAATAGTAATAGGACCTAGTGCTGGTGGTGAATCAATAATAATGTAATCAAAATCTTTTTTTATTGGGTCGATTTTTCTTTTTAAAACTAATTCTCGCTCTTTAGTATTTTTGTAAAACTCTTTTTCAATTCCAACTAATCCAATATTTGAAGGAGCAACTTTTAAGTTTTCAATTTCTGAATCTAAAATAATTTCATTTAACTCTTTAGTTCCTAACATTACATGATAGATATTGTATTCATAAGTATCTCTATGGAAACCTAAAGATGTTGTAGCATTAGCTTGTGGGTCAGCATCAATTAATAATACTCTTTTACCTTCTATTGCTAATGCAGCACTTAAATTAACAGCAGTAGTAGTTTTCCCTACTCCGCCTTTTTGATTAGCTATTGCTATTATCTCTGTCATCTTAAACTAAATACCTTTTTATTGTTAACTTGGATAGAACCATCATCATTTAATAAAGCGTTTTCAAGTGAAACTTTTTCATCACCAACGCTAGCTTGGAACTTTCGACTATTTTGAAATTCTATCTTAAATTCACTAAAAATTTGCTTCCATGAATCTTTTAGTTTTAATTTATTAAAGTAACTTTTTAAAATATTATCGCTAGTTATAGAAATATCAAGTTTTCCAAATTCTTCATTTACATTTATTAAATTTAATCCTATTCCACAATAAATTAAATCATTTGAAACTGTTGTAATTGTACCACCAATTTTTTTATCACTAATATAAAAGTCATTTGGCCATTTAAGCCAAACTTCTGAACCTATAGTTTTTAAAATGTCTTTTAAAATAAATGAAAAATATATTGAGGCACTTTGTATTGGTAAATCTTTTGGTAATTCATTTTTATTTAAAACAAAAGAGAAAAATAAATTTCCTTTTGTTCCTGTCCAAGAATTTCCACGACTTCCAATACCATTAGTCTGATAATCACTTGTTATACAAATAGCTTCGCTATATCCATTTGTTTTTATATAATCTTTTAAATATGTATGTGTTGAATCAACTTCGTCTAGTTTTATTATTTTCATAATCGAAGTATACATAATTACTTTACAAGATTA
This sequence is a window from Poseidonibacter parvus. Protein-coding genes within it:
- a CDS encoding FKBP-type peptidyl-prolyl cis-trans isomerase is translated as MSNKVIGIEYNLKDAKTGEQLDSNLGAAPLEFITGKGQIIPGLEAKVETMAANESADVLVEPKDGYGEYNDEAIQTLPTEQFAGIELAEGMSLYGTGEQGETVQVLVKSFNDQEVTIDYNHPMAGRSLMFSVTILSLRDASEEEVQTGVVGGMAAMSGGGCCGGGSSEAAPQSGGCGCN
- a CDS encoding tetratricopeptide repeat protein, whose amino-acid sequence is MNKYILSFLITSTLAVAQEVSVFGAGDLNAKNPYGLNSSEKHILKNQKNLNSLTSKVSDVKLLIDSLNKRIEGLESIYEGDSSKLNSTVLKMNQLMQKVDMSSDVASKNSADTEEIKNVSEQLLNMKEETDKEVKKSISTLKRAVSKLSKLVNKINSQYVSENELKTNMNQFVTRAEFEALKKAVGVKSTSSSKVSSTPVTVAKVEKKNKKLTATDRRNLSASAKEDYKNRNFTKAIPKFEQLVELNYKPAEGNYYLAEMWYVRKKYDLAISHFKKSAILYDQAAYMPTLLLHSAISFEKTNDKENAKSFYSTLIDLYPSSSESKVAKKNLSKL
- a CDS encoding OmpA family protein: MKKISIYSFLVASVLFTTGCSEKNVDMTVDNTPKQVVDNSESALNTIPDTTINEITDGSFSMAGEADNGVYYIINGKKVLIENVYFGFNKYDLTSSMKDVVMSNANKLSAVNPTSTIKVTGNTDEWGTDEYNYALGLKRAKVVKDVLVNNGVAANVSLVTLGESNPTCTSKTTACWQKNRRVEHALSK
- the tolB gene encoding Tol-Pal system protein TolB, which produces MKKILLITLLIISTAFAAVDAKLEIVKNANTLPKILISVASDTVEISTLSKIKDLLSKDLEISGHFEVLNIQNIIKYEELPDINTLSTQGVDLYLNLSAVKNVSGGYSLLTKLYDINAQAMILEKSFTTSRENRYPFLAHRTAISINDHFKAPSIKWMDKFVIYSVYQGAGKANIMIGDYTLTYRKTIVQGGLNIFPKWASSDQKSIYYTSYNYAKPTLVKLNIFTREKKVIMNSDGMIAASDVSNDASKVLITASPSGQPDIYSYNVNTGSKTRVTTYSGIDVGGQYIEDDSRIVFVSDRLGSPNIFAKSINSRGVEKLVYHSKNNSSATAFKDNIVYASKDKNNELGTRAFNLYLMSTKSDDLKRLTSSGTNQFPKFSPDGESLLFIKNYNGVSSIGIIRLNFNKSYLFPSKNGRIQSIDW
- a CDS encoding TonB C-terminal domain-containing protein, producing MQNKSSFLISGIISFSFYIFICALVVYYVTKPPVKKYTTKTTATVLELDVIVEKSDKKRIEKKEDKKIEKKEEVVVEKAASKAAEKKPDLKSLFANVKTKSKTVAKKEVNKVVKSIDPKRFKSKFEKQKKSSNVKLDKLLNDKKTTTNVRSSSKSKSKESNEYFSQVSALLDAWVPLIRQDNLTATVLVIISPNGSFDYRFSKYSGNSDFDISLKAFLEEQKSIMYPKPKRGKKVQINVDFKSKG
- a CDS encoding biopolymer transporter ExbD, which translates into the protein MYDFNQKPDLNITPLVDIMLVLLAILMVTAPVIEFEEPINLPSGSKSKQVSDFKKIDILINKDRIVFINKKKYEINNFPDSFLLFVNGKDKNTPVHIRADKTLKYDDIIFVLKSVKESGFFKVALVTDG
- a CDS encoding MotA/TolQ/ExbB proton channel family protein; this encodes MSIYLIITIWIFLYRYFSIVALIRNEEKSLESLTSREATFSPLSALNKCANSTNSKELLYACEINIIKEASSGISWLAIISSTSPFIGLFGTVVGILESFAKFSTHSKVAFSVIAPAISEALVATAAGIFVAIFAYTFHQILVRKVYELNTYIKAQSQILIAKG
- the atpC gene encoding ATP synthase F1 subunit epsilon encodes the protein MDTIKLSIVTPNGEIFNDDVKTVTLPGKEGEFGVLPGHSSLVSSLTVGVIIIEKADSTEAVAINWGHVKVDEKSVDVLADGAIALTAGQDSEIAKNIEAAKDLVNSVKDSKVSVASVEARINSFA